From Paraflavitalea devenefica, the proteins below share one genomic window:
- a CDS encoding TonB-dependent receptor, which yields MIRLFFLVGLWLFSTNTLLAKATTEDGGTIQGKIITADGNPAANVTVVLKEITKGVTTNESGEFRFKNVPNGKYQLEVSLIGFETITKEVEIVNNKPVSVQIEITQSSQKLEEVVVTSGGNRFAKKESDDVSKLSLKNIENPQVYSVVGKELMKEQLITDYNAAFKNIPGAGIPIVYNQGRSTAISRGFTTANLVRNGVGGFIYTSIDPANLERIEVIKGPSATLFGSTLASFGGLFNRVTKKPFETFKGEVSYSGASWDLNRITLDVNTPLNQEKTALFRFNGAVHSERSFQDAGFSKNFLLAPSLSYKVNDKLTLLLDIEMSGYKATSPTRVTTYTKGVAKSVEELGMPYKLSFANNTIAYTSQQLNVFGQVKYKLSESWTSQTVFSRTRSSSDGYVVGLTILSDSTLRQAVTSQEYPYYGTNIQQNFKGDFYIGNMRNRVVIGADFYNLQSSRNDATINMPAINFKKPGAAYNNFTVEKVSPQFATATFVNYTRVRDNTYSAYVSDVINVTDQLLAMASLRVDYYQARGAYYPANDSTAGAFNQTALSPKFGLVYQVVKNQVSLFANYMNGFENLSGTDYNGNTFKPQQANQWEAGIKLDALNNKLNATLSYYDISVTNMLRDDPDHTNFSLQDGTQLSKGFEAEVIANPIPGLNVVAGYAYNESKYDKANKSIEGLRPASAGPDKMANLWISYRFVKGNAKGLGFAFGGNYGSESYQTNTQAFVFTIPSYTVLDASVFYDRSAFRIGLKVDNLTNEKYWSNRLAAQNPTRVTANLTYKF from the coding sequence ATGATAAGGCTCTTTTTTCTTGTTGGTTTATGGCTATTTTCTACTAATACTTTATTGGCAAAAGCCACTACAGAAGATGGCGGCACTATCCAGGGAAAGATCATTACCGCTGATGGTAACCCCGCCGCTAATGTGACCGTTGTTTTAAAAGAGATTACTAAAGGGGTGACTACCAATGAAAGCGGCGAATTCCGGTTTAAAAATGTACCCAACGGCAAATACCAGTTGGAAGTATCCCTAATTGGTTTTGAAACCATTACCAAAGAAGTGGAGATCGTCAACAACAAACCTGTTTCGGTGCAAATTGAGATCACCCAGTCTTCCCAAAAGCTGGAAGAAGTGGTGGTAACAAGCGGTGGTAACCGGTTTGCCAAAAAGGAAAGCGATGACGTATCCAAGCTGTCATTAAAGAATATAGAAAACCCGCAGGTGTACAGTGTAGTGGGCAAGGAATTAATGAAAGAACAACTGATCACCGATTACAATGCTGCTTTTAAAAACATTCCCGGAGCCGGTATTCCCATTGTTTATAACCAGGGAAGAAGTACGGCTATCTCCAGAGGGTTTACCACTGCCAACCTGGTGCGCAATGGAGTAGGCGGTTTTATTTATACCAGTATTGACCCCGCCAACCTGGAACGCATTGAAGTGATCAAAGGCCCTTCCGCCACCTTATTCGGCAGCACGCTGGCTTCGTTCGGCGGCTTGTTTAACCGGGTCACCAAGAAGCCTTTTGAGACTTTCAAAGGAGAAGTATCGTATTCAGGCGCAAGTTGGGACCTCAACCGGATAACACTGGATGTTAATACCCCGCTCAACCAGGAAAAAACTGCTCTCTTCCGGTTTAATGGCGCTGTTCACAGTGAACGTAGTTTCCAGGATGCCGGTTTCAGTAAAAACTTTTTACTGGCGCCCAGTTTATCCTATAAAGTGAATGACAAGCTTACCTTATTGCTGGATATAGAAATGAGCGGCTATAAAGCCACTTCCCCTACCCGGGTTACTACGTATACCAAAGGAGTTGCCAAAAGTGTGGAAGAACTGGGCATGCCGTATAAACTTTCCTTTGCCAACAATACCATCGCTTATACCAGTCAGCAATTGAATGTATTTGGACAAGTAAAATACAAGTTATCGGAGAGCTGGACCTCACAGACGGTCTTTTCACGTACCCGCTCTTCTTCTGATGGGTATGTGGTGGGCTTAACGATCTTGAGCGACAGCACACTCAGGCAAGCGGTTACTTCGCAGGAGTATCCCTACTATGGAACAAACATCCAGCAAAACTTCAAGGGCGATTTTTATATCGGCAATATGAGGAACCGGGTAGTGATCGGGGCAGATTTTTATAACCTGCAATCTTCCCGGAATGACGCTACGATCAATATGCCTGCCATCAACTTTAAGAAACCTGGCGCCGCCTATAACAACTTTACCGTAGAAAAAGTATCTCCCCAATTCGCCACCGCCACATTTGTGAATTATACCCGCGTACGGGATAATACGTATAGTGCTTATGTTTCTGATGTGATCAATGTAACCGACCAATTGCTGGCGATGGCGAGCCTGCGGGTAGATTACTACCAGGCCAGGGGCGCCTATTATCCTGCTAACGATTCCACTGCCGGCGCCTTTAATCAAACAGCCTTATCACCCAAATTTGGATTGGTATACCAGGTGGTTAAAAACCAGGTGTCCTTGTTTGCCAATTATATGAACGGGTTTGAGAACCTGAGTGGTACAGATTATAATGGCAATACTTTTAAACCACAGCAGGCCAACCAATGGGAAGCAGGCATTAAGCTCGACGCACTGAATAATAAACTGAATGCAACATTGAGCTATTATGATATCTCAGTCACCAATATGCTGCGTGATGACCCTGATCATACCAATTTTTCTTTACAGGATGGCACCCAACTGAGCAAGGGATTTGAAGCAGAGGTAATTGCCAATCCTATACCGGGTTTGAATGTGGTGGCAGGTTATGCTTACAATGAGAGCAAGTATGACAAGGCTAATAAAAGCATTGAGGGACTGCGCCCGGCTTCAGCCGGCCCCGACAAAATGGCCAACCTCTGGATCAGCTACCGTTTTGTAAAAGGGAATGCCAAAGGGTTGGGATTTGCATTCGGCGGTAATTATGGCAGCGAATCTTATCAAACCAATACGCAGGCTTTTGTTTTCACCATCCCCTCCTATACCGTGTTGGATGCCTCCGTATTTTATGACAGGTCTGCTTTCAGGATCGGTCTGAAAGTAGACAACCTTACCAACGAAAAGTACTGGTCTAATCGCCTGGCGGCGCAGAATCCCACCAGGGTTACCGCCAATCTTACTTATAAGTTTTAG
- a CDS encoding SusC/RagA family TonB-linked outer membrane protein, which yields MRRVLFSLVAALLCCGSLYAQTRTISGKVTDAKTGNPIQGATVSVQGRTTAVQTGADGRYTIANIPTDATLVFSFVGYSPKELKPGNAATLDVMLEEVATQLNEVVVTALGQSREKKSLGYSTTTLKTEDINRVSPVSMFDGLQGKVAGVDISNVSGNPGGSTKVILRGYSSLGGNNQPLFVVDGVPVSDVRPGSEGVDPDGANNKGTGLDNIGLPGYDFGNTANDINPNDIETMTVLKGAAATSLYGSRASNGVIIITTKKGKSGRIKVDVNSSAVFSDPLILPRMQNQFGQGWEAQFIPSENGSWGPRLDGVNRLWGAPVNNSQLLKPFSFVKDNFRDAYETGREFNNTVSFNGGNNNTTFYFSYGNAYSDGVVPSDNDSYRRNALSLRATTRLDKFFAEGSFNFVNKAQRFVEVGQSASGVGGSFFEQLLQIPVDIPIADLRDYKNQFFNVDNYFTPFAENPYYTLFENGGRSRNDRFFGNINLQYKIMDWLTLQLQQGIDNTNSVTKTWRNKNAPSPGSWNAGSNPESAARSANIGSVQEGSQKYYEYDSKLDVLIKKRFNDDFDIDAIAGANYNERGSNVLYTYVEDLALPGFFDISNGVNPPQSAHYKSKQSIFGVFGSATLGYKDYLYLTLTGRNDWSSTLPKGKNSYFYPSANVSLLLSNLLDLTGRTPINYAKIRASLGRTGKDAPIYRVYDVISSQVVILPFGQISFPFNGVPGYTLNDRLGNVNLEPEISKEWELGGEFRLWDSRISLDLAYYNKLSEGQIINVPIAPTTGYTSVTLNFGEVRNQGIELSAQVTPVRTRHFNWDINYVFTRNRNKVLELPTGLDRVTLNNAYDANLEARLNMPLGVFFAPTARSDPQGRVIVDVNTGFPVVTTEDVYFGTAQRDYTMGLSNSFTYQNFRLGFSFDYRKGGVFYSSTSELLLFTGNHYRTVYNGRKPFIIPNSVNESFDADGKPVYTENKTVLDEIHQDDYYYQNSNRATFYDWTILDKTFLKLRDVTLSYTFPSNWTKKIAAERVVLTLIGRNLWVKLPKGNRMVDPESSNFGRDIASEFGEFRVGPTPRSYGASLRISF from the coding sequence ATGAGAAGAGTGCTATTCTCTCTCGTCGCAGCTTTATTATGCTGCGGAAGCCTGTATGCACAAACACGTACCATAAGCGGAAAGGTTACAGATGCAAAGACCGGCAATCCCATACAGGGAGCCACTGTATCCGTACAGGGTAGAACAACAGCCGTTCAAACAGGTGCAGATGGCAGGTACACCATCGCCAATATTCCCACCGACGCTACATTGGTCTTCAGCTTTGTTGGCTATAGTCCCAAAGAATTAAAACCCGGCAATGCCGCCACCCTCGATGTAATGTTGGAAGAAGTAGCTACCCAATTAAATGAAGTGGTGGTCACTGCCCTCGGTCAGTCGCGCGAAAAAAAATCACTCGGCTATTCTACTACTACTTTAAAAACGGAAGACATCAACCGGGTATCTCCTGTAAGTATGTTTGATGGCTTGCAGGGGAAAGTAGCAGGCGTGGATATTTCTAACGTCAGCGGCAACCCGGGTGGATCTACCAAGGTCATCCTGCGTGGCTATAGTTCACTCGGTGGTAATAACCAACCCCTGTTTGTGGTGGATGGTGTGCCGGTGAGTGATGTGCGACCGGGATCGGAAGGGGTTGACCCCGATGGCGCCAACAATAAGGGTACGGGTCTGGACAATATAGGTCTGCCCGGTTATGATTTTGGTAATACAGCGAATGATATCAATCCCAATGATATCGAAACTATGACTGTGCTGAAAGGTGCTGCTGCCACTTCTTTGTATGGCTCACGCGCCAGTAATGGTGTTATTATCATCACGACCAAAAAAGGGAAGAGCGGAAGGATCAAAGTAGATGTGAATTCCTCTGCTGTTTTTTCCGACCCGCTCATATTGCCCAGGATGCAGAACCAGTTCGGACAGGGATGGGAAGCACAATTCATTCCTTCAGAAAATGGTAGCTGGGGACCCCGGCTCGATGGAGTAAACCGTTTATGGGGCGCGCCTGTCAACAACTCGCAACTGCTGAAGCCTTTCTCTTTTGTCAAAGATAATTTCCGGGATGCTTATGAAACAGGCCGTGAATTCAACAATACCGTTTCCTTCAATGGTGGTAACAATAATACTACTTTTTACTTTTCTTATGGAAATGCTTACAGTGATGGGGTAGTACCTTCCGATAATGATTCCTACCGCAGGAATGCCCTGTCATTGCGGGCTACTACCCGGTTGGATAAATTCTTTGCCGAAGGGTCTTTTAACTTTGTGAACAAGGCACAACGTTTTGTAGAAGTAGGGCAATCGGCTTCCGGTGTAGGGGGCTCTTTCTTTGAACAACTATTACAGATACCGGTAGATATTCCTATTGCTGACCTCCGGGATTATAAAAACCAATTCTTCAATGTAGACAACTACTTTACGCCTTTTGCAGAAAACCCCTATTATACTTTATTTGAAAATGGCGGGCGCAGCCGCAATGACCGCTTCTTTGGCAACATCAACCTGCAATACAAAATAATGGATTGGCTGACCCTGCAACTGCAACAGGGTATTGACAATACGAACAGCGTTACCAAAACCTGGCGCAACAAGAATGCGCCTTCTCCCGGCAGTTGGAATGCGGGAAGCAATCCGGAGAGCGCTGCCCGCTCTGCCAACATCGGCAGCGTACAGGAAGGTTCACAAAAATATTATGAGTATGACAGCAAGCTGGATGTGCTCATCAAGAAAAGGTTCAATGACGACTTTGACATCGATGCCATTGCCGGCGCCAATTACAATGAAAGAGGCAGTAATGTATTGTACACCTATGTGGAAGACCTGGCGCTACCGGGATTCTTTGACATTTCCAATGGGGTGAATCCCCCGCAAAGCGCACACTATAAAAGCAAACAATCCATCTTTGGTGTTTTTGGTTCTGCCACGCTCGGCTATAAAGACTATCTCTACCTCACCTTGACCGGCAGGAATGACTGGAGCTCTACCTTGCCCAAGGGAAAGAACAGCTACTTCTATCCCAGCGCCAACGTTTCCCTGCTCCTGTCAAACCTGCTTGACCTCACTGGAAGAACACCCATCAATTATGCCAAGATCAGGGCCAGCCTGGGCCGTACCGGTAAGGATGCCCCGATCTACCGGGTGTATGATGTGATCTCTTCACAGGTAGTAATATTGCCCTTCGGGCAGATCAGTTTCCCCTTTAACGGAGTGCCCGGCTATACGTTGAACGACAGGTTGGGTAATGTCAACCTGGAACCGGAGATCAGCAAGGAATGGGAATTGGGTGGCGAGTTCAGGTTATGGGACAGCAGGATAAGTCTTGACCTGGCCTACTACAACAAGTTATCAGAAGGGCAGATCATCAATGTACCCATTGCACCCACCACAGGATATACTTCTGTAACCCTCAACTTTGGTGAAGTACGCAACCAGGGTATCGAACTGAGTGCGCAGGTAACACCGGTACGTACCAGGCATTTCAACTGGGACATCAATTATGTATTCACGCGCAACCGCAACAAGGTACTGGAACTGCCTACCGGGCTCGACAGGGTAACCCTCAACAATGCCTACGATGCCAACCTGGAGGCTCGGCTGAACATGCCACTGGGTGTATTCTTTGCCCCTACTGCAAGGAGTGATCCGCAGGGCCGCGTAATTGTTGATGTCAACACCGGGTTCCCGGTAGTGACTACGGAAGACGTTTACTTTGGTACAGCACAAAGGGATTATACCATGGGGCTGTCCAATAGCTTTACCTATCAAAACTTCCGGTTGGGCTTCTCCTTCGATTATCGCAAAGGCGGTGTATTCTATTCCAGTACTTCCGAACTATTGCTATTTACGGGCAACCATTACAGAACAGTATACAATGGCAGGAAGCCGTTTATTATACCCAATTCTGTGAATGAATCCTTTGATGCAGATGGTAAGCCCGTATATACAGAAAATAAAACGGTGCTGGATGAAATACACCAGGATGATTATTATTACCAGAACTCTAACAGGGCCACATTCTATGACTGGACCATTCTTGACAAGACCTTCCTCAAGTTAAGGGATGTGACATTGAGCTATACCTTCCCTTCCAACTGGACAAAAAAGATAGCCGCGGAACGCGTGGTGTTAACCCTCATTGGAAGGAACCTGTGGGTGAAGCTGCCAAAGGGTAACAGGATGGTTGATCCGGAATCTTCCAACTTCGGCAGGGATATAGCCAGCGAGTTTGGTGAGTTCAGGGTAGGGCCAACGCCACGTTCTTATGGAGCTTCCTTACGCATCTCTTTCTAA
- a CDS encoding SusD/RagB family nutrient-binding outer membrane lipoprotein → MKRRKYIICLLIMVVAGTGCSKITEDNIDPNNPSVENATPQLLLPSAFMATAGQIGGEYAITGGLWAQYYTQSAFASQYRTIDAYSMVSSDNNIAYRELFRGALIDYKKIQDLTTASENWPFYLMATIMKVYTYQVLVDLYDRVPYSEALSGSANLQPKFDDGYSIYTGLLAEINDALTKEYKVTLNTTDAVSDIIFEGDMDQWERFANTLKLKMYLRMINAKPTEAQQGVTDLYSNNAPFLETGAGITSYEDRPNYSNPFYEQNIRRLNTNDNLRASVTFVSWLQKNNDPRIVSYFGSATPGAIHQGDYASNNPAYGAAAVFVQHATDPVWFISKAESYLLQAEARARYFAGAGAKALYDAGVTAAFEQLGLTPGTLLTGAYIFPDGGTIEQKQEAISTQKWASFPGTHDLEGFFEQNRTGYPKYSPVYSTSPAYVAGQLVYSANGVTGGLFPKRLLFPEIERSRNINTPAEVPLTEKVWWSK, encoded by the coding sequence ATGAAACGGAGAAAATATATCATCTGCCTACTGATCATGGTGGTGGCAGGAACGGGTTGCAGTAAGATCACGGAAGACAATATTGATCCCAATAACCCTTCTGTGGAAAATGCAACACCACAACTCCTGCTTCCTTCTGCATTCATGGCTACAGCCGGACAAATAGGAGGAGAGTATGCCATTACCGGCGGGCTCTGGGCGCAATACTATACGCAAAGCGCCTTTGCCAGCCAGTACCGTACCATTGATGCTTACAGTATGGTGTCTTCCGACAACAATATTGCCTACCGGGAATTGTTCCGGGGTGCATTGATAGACTATAAAAAAATACAGGACCTTACCACCGCATCAGAAAACTGGCCTTTTTACCTGATGGCTACTATAATGAAAGTTTACACGTACCAGGTGCTGGTTGATCTCTATGACAGGGTGCCTTATTCAGAAGCGCTATCAGGTTCTGCCAACCTGCAACCCAAATTCGATGACGGGTACAGCATCTATACCGGCCTGCTGGCCGAAATTAATGATGCCTTGACGAAAGAATATAAGGTTACCTTAAATACTACTGATGCGGTAAGTGATATCATTTTTGAGGGGGATATGGACCAGTGGGAGCGTTTTGCCAATACACTTAAGCTCAAAATGTACCTGCGTATGATCAACGCCAAGCCAACAGAAGCGCAGCAAGGCGTTACGGACTTATATTCCAACAATGCGCCTTTCCTGGAAACAGGCGCAGGCATCACCAGCTACGAGGACCGGCCCAATTACAGCAATCCTTTTTATGAACAGAATATACGTCGCTTAAATACCAATGATAATCTGCGGGCCAGTGTAACCTTCGTAAGCTGGCTGCAGAAAAACAATGATCCGCGCATCGTCAGTTATTTTGGTTCTGCCACTCCCGGCGCTATCCACCAGGGCGATTATGCCAGCAATAACCCGGCTTATGGCGCTGCTGCGGTATTTGTGCAGCATGCCACCGATCCCGTATGGTTTATCTCCAAAGCTGAATCCTATCTTTTACAGGCCGAAGCGCGCGCCCGTTATTTTGCAGGAGCAGGCGCCAAAGCCTTGTATGATGCCGGTGTAACGGCCGCTTTTGAGCAGTTGGGACTTACGCCCGGAACATTGCTCACAGGAGCTTATATCTTTCCCGATGGTGGTACGATAGAACAGAAACAGGAAGCGATCAGTACACAGAAATGGGCCTCATTTCCAGGCACACATGACCTGGAAGGTTTTTTTGAGCAAAACCGCACTGGTTATCCGAAATACAGTCCGGTATACTCAACAAGTCCGGCCTATGTAGCTGGCCAACTGGTCTATTCTGCCAATGGGGTGACAGGAGGTTTGTTTCCCAAACGGTTGTTGTTTCCCGAAATAGAAAGAAGCCGCAATATCAATACACCGGCGGAAGTACCATTGACAGAAAAAGTATGGTGGTCAAAGTAA
- a CDS encoding immunoglobulin-like domain-containing protein: protein MKQLILKYALPVLGILLLQACAKEPSFDYPEGYVGGSKVVNFPSVAIKGERLIIQNQGTPYTEAGADAFLQGQPVQYTTTGSVNVNTPGVYELEYSASSPDGYSASDWRTVVILSTAADVTNNNFSGTYNRALTGVNATWTKTGRGIYDVDNPGGAAAGVGFIVKLVNYEGTKIAIPRQQAFDPSIGGLNVIQSTSEVYRATAVPITVDWIILAGGYGTGLRTFTKI from the coding sequence ATGAAACAGTTGATCCTGAAATATGCGCTGCCTGTGTTGGGAATATTGTTGCTGCAGGCCTGTGCCAAAGAACCTTCATTCGATTACCCGGAAGGATATGTAGGAGGTTCCAAGGTGGTTAATTTTCCTTCCGTAGCCATCAAGGGTGAGCGCCTTATTATCCAAAACCAGGGCACCCCTTATACTGAAGCCGGCGCAGATGCCTTCCTGCAAGGCCAACCTGTTCAATATACTACTACAGGTTCGGTGAATGTCAATACGCCCGGTGTATATGAACTGGAATACAGTGCCAGCTCTCCCGATGGCTATTCTGCCAGCGATTGGAGAACAGTGGTCATCCTATCTACCGCTGCTGATGTAACCAATAACAATTTCTCCGGCACTTATAACAGGGCACTTACCGGTGTTAATGCTACCTGGACAAAAACCGGTCGCGGAATATATGATGTAGACAATCCGGGAGGCGCTGCTGCAGGAGTAGGCTTTATTGTAAAGCTCGTTAACTATGAGGGTACTAAGATCGCTATCCCCCGCCAGCAGGCTTTTGACCCTTCCATAGGCGGATTAAATGTCATCCAATCGACCAGTGAGGTGTACCGGGCAACGGCTGTTCCCATCACCGTTGACTGGATAATCCTGGCCGGTGGCTATGGCACCGGCTTGCGCACTTTTACTAAAATTTAA
- a CDS encoding lipid-binding protein has protein sequence MSSRFIKYIFPVFMAGIIVAGCEKDEDIGGTAVEKLAGEWWVQLSVDGDLISQSFFSVMTYNTADNASNKMWIDDHEDIWPFKFKCDVDAANQTFSVTGATSEYSNITINVQNGKVLTGVSKGPVSQAVTDSIYFEAEFSDDPGVTYQIHGYRRTRFAEDDH, from the coding sequence ATGAGCAGTCGTTTTATTAAATATATATTCCCGGTATTTATGGCAGGGATTATTGTTGCCGGTTGTGAAAAAGATGAAGATATAGGAGGTACTGCTGTTGAGAAATTGGCTGGTGAATGGTGGGTGCAGCTTTCTGTTGACGGTGACCTCATATCACAAAGCTTTTTCTCGGTCATGACCTACAATACGGCAGACAATGCCAGTAATAAAATGTGGATTGATGACCATGAAGATATCTGGCCTTTCAAATTCAAATGCGACGTGGATGCGGCCAATCAAACCTTCTCTGTTACCGGCGCCACCAGCGAGTATAGTAACATTACCATCAACGTGCAAAATGGTAAAGTACTCACCGGTGTAAGTAAGGGGCCTGTTTCACAGGCAGTAACTGATAGCATCTATTTTGAAGCTGAGTTCTCCGATGATCCGGGCGTAACGTACCAGATTCACGGCTATCGCCGTACCCGGTTTGCTGAGGATGATCATTAA
- a CDS encoding SMP-30/gluconolactonase/LRE family protein, producing MKKSILFFLGVLCSFGYFSCTKNAVNNSDLLTEVDARNRPPDCGCIAVEGSTIFDPTCLVSPAAHGRLDTIQKGFSFTEGPAVDKWGNVFFTDQPNDKIYRWDAATGKITLFLQGTGRSNGMAFNKQGNLIACADMRGELWRIDRYGNHKVLVNNYKGKLLNGPNDVWINPVTGGMYITDPMFPRDYWEEGDPRKQGWPPTHSEQAATGKGGYVYYLAPGSSKLVRVTTEDMGWDADGWPNGIVGTPNGKKLYVNKWAPDNLGGTWVFDIKPNGTLANMKKFIDMGGDGMSMDERGNIYISNSLGVTAFDPNGKRIFNVPTGGGATNNVFAGHNNKLLFITGAVDRVTSLKMNVKGVERF from the coding sequence ATGAAAAAAAGTATTCTTTTTTTCCTGGGAGTACTATGCTCCTTCGGATATTTCTCCTGCACAAAAAATGCAGTTAATAATTCAGACTTACTCACCGAAGTAGATGCCCGCAACAGGCCACCTGATTGTGGTTGTATTGCAGTAGAGGGGAGTACTATCTTTGACCCCACCTGCCTTGTTTCACCGGCTGCGCATGGACGATTAGACACCATTCAAAAAGGCTTTAGTTTCACAGAAGGTCCTGCTGTTGATAAATGGGGAAATGTGTTTTTTACTGACCAGCCCAATGACAAGATTTACAGATGGGATGCTGCCACTGGCAAAATAACCTTGTTTTTACAGGGGACTGGTCGTTCCAACGGAATGGCATTTAACAAACAGGGTAACCTGATCGCTTGTGCAGATATGCGTGGAGAGCTATGGCGTATAGACAGGTACGGTAATCATAAAGTACTGGTCAATAATTACAAGGGTAAACTGTTAAATGGCCCCAATGATGTATGGATCAATCCTGTGACCGGAGGTATGTATATTACTGACCCGATGTTTCCAAGAGATTATTGGGAGGAAGGCGATCCCCGGAAACAAGGTTGGCCTCCAACACATTCGGAACAGGCTGCCACCGGCAAAGGAGGTTATGTTTATTACCTGGCTCCCGGCAGCAGCAAATTGGTACGGGTAACGACTGAAGACATGGGATGGGATGCTGATGGATGGCCGAACGGTATTGTTGGAACCCCAAATGGAAAAAAACTCTACGTAAATAAATGGGCTCCTGATAACCTGGGCGGCACCTGGGTGTTCGATATTAAACCTAATGGAACACTCGCCAATATGAAGAAGTTTATTGACATGGGCGGTGATGGTATGTCAATGGATGAAAGGGGAAATATTTACATCAGCAACAGCCTGGGCGTAACCGCCTTTGACCCGAACGGAAAGAGGATCTTTAATGTTCCTACCGGCGGCGGAGCGACAAACAATGTTTTTGCCGGTCACAATAATAAACTCTTATTCATTACAGGGGCAGTAGACAGGGTAACTTCGCTAAAGATGAATGTAAAAGGGGTAGAAAGGTTTTAA
- a CDS encoding acyloxyacyl hydrolase, whose translation MAQGDTAAPGSGRLKNIFSIGSGLQHGFIFAHSPAVENTKGAHPTGLELTLGWQRNDAAIWNLCNCFPRKGLLLTFYDYDTRILGKGLTGAYFLEPTYRLNSHIFFSFRAATGLSYLTAPYRPVHNPTNQSYSTHLSGYLLVGTGLWFRLNDRWWLNGSINYQHESNGGLKEPNKGINWPTAGVVVSYQPHPRPYFRGIRRRDKFWKELPVRWDAGVFGIAKRVLDEQGRSRRLPVIGISFQGSKQVGRINALTAGVEVFTDRALRFKLKQDSIDASATRAGLLLGHEFLLGKFIFSQRFGIYVFNPTNYFEDVYHRWGIHYRINRHLGTGFHLQAHRHIADFIDLRFTWSWPQ comes from the coding sequence ATGGCGCAAGGAGATACTGCTGCACCCGGTAGCGGCAGACTGAAAAATATATTTAGCATCGGGAGCGGCCTTCAGCATGGTTTCATTTTTGCTCATTCACCGGCTGTAGAGAACACCAAGGGAGCCCACCCTACCGGCCTGGAATTAACGCTCGGCTGGCAGCGGAATGATGCTGCGATCTGGAATCTCTGCAATTGCTTTCCCCGCAAGGGCCTCCTGCTGACCTTCTATGATTATGATACGCGCATATTGGGAAAAGGTCTTACCGGCGCCTATTTTTTAGAACCCACTTACCGGCTTAATAGCCATATTTTCTTTTCTTTCAGAGCAGCGACAGGCCTCTCCTATCTCACGGCTCCTTATCGCCCGGTACACAATCCTACCAATCAATCCTACAGCACCCACCTGAGCGGTTACCTGCTGGTGGGAACAGGGTTATGGTTCAGACTGAATGACCGGTGGTGGCTGAATGGCTCTATCAATTACCAGCATGAATCCAACGGCGGACTGAAAGAACCCAATAAGGGGATTAACTGGCCTACTGCCGGTGTTGTAGTCAGTTACCAGCCCCACCCCCGGCCTTATTTCCGGGGCATACGCAGAAGGGATAAGTTCTGGAAGGAATTACCTGTCAGGTGGGATGCCGGTGTGTTTGGCATCGCCAAGAGAGTGCTGGATGAGCAGGGCAGGAGCCGCCGGCTACCCGTGATCGGCATTAGCTTCCAGGGAAGCAAACAGGTAGGCCGCATTAATGCACTTACTGCCGGGGTGGAAGTATTTACCGACCGGGCATTGCGGTTCAAGCTAAAACAGGATTCAATAGATGCCAGCGCCACCAGGGCCGGGCTATTGCTGGGACATGAATTCCTATTGGGAAAGTTCATCTTCAGCCAGCGCTTTGGCATTTATGTTTTCAATCCTACCAATTATTTTGAAGATGTTTACCATCGCTGGGGAATACATTACCGTATTAACCGGCACCTGGGCACAGGCTTTCACTTACAGGCCCACCGCCACATAGCCGACTTCATAGACCTACGCTTTACCTGGTCGTGGCCACAATAA